AAACTCCAGCAAGAAGGATTGGAAAAAACCTGTTCATAACCATGTGAAATTCTGCCTTTTCAAGGGTATCCCAGCAGAGCCGAGCCGGAATATCCTACCGAACCAACCGGCGCCTCACCTGACTCACCAGCTCGCGGGCTTCGTCACACCGAAGCCCATGGGCTACCACCATAAATATTGCCACGCCAGCGCCAATGGAACCCATAAGCACGCCGGTCTTCATGATCTTTTCCCCGGCCGCCGACCAGTCGGCAAGCCCCATGCCCCACCGTACGGCAAATGCCATGGGGATAGATGCCACAAAAGCTTTAAAACCTGAAGTAATGATTTTCCTCCCGCCAAAGGGCCCGATCTTGCGTCGCAAGAAAAAGAGAAGAAGCCCCATATTCCCCAAAGCAGCAAGGGATGAAGCCAAGGCAAGCCCACCATGTTTCAGCGGCCCCATGAGCAAGAGGCTGAAAAGGGCATTAAGCACAAAGGCGGCAAAGGCAATCGCCACCGGAGTTTTGGTATCTTTCAGGGCATAGAACGCGGGGACCAGAACCCGCACCAGCGCCACCAGCGATAATCCTATGGAATAGTAGTAAAGGGCCTCGGCCGAGCTGACCGCCTTGGCATAATCGAACTCGCCCCCCATGAAAAGAAGGCTGAAAATCGGGGTTGCACAAACCATCAGCCCTGCTGTGGCCGGAATGGTGATGAAAAGGGTCAGTCTCAATCCAAAGGAAAGTGAGTCCTTCAGCTGGTCGATTTCGCCGGCAGCAGCCTGGCGGCTCATGGAAGGGAGAACCGCCTGGGCCACGGATACGGTGAATATACCCTGCGGAAACTCGAAAAGGCGCTGTGCGTAATAAAGGAAAGAAACGCTCCCCTGGGGGAGGAGTGAAGCAAGTATGTTGCCGACTG
The nucleotide sequence above comes from Geobacter benzoatilyticus. Encoded proteins:
- the murJ gene encoding murein biosynthesis integral membrane protein MurJ, translated to MSEKKQIVRAAGVLGFATTLSRVLGMVRDMAVSRLFGAGLATDAFFAAFQIPNMLRRFFAEGALTSAFVPTFSEWLTRKGEEEARELANTCFTILTIVMAAVTLIGIMLSPAIVSLMFPGFKADPAKFELTVFLNRLMFPYIFFISLVALCMGILNTVRHFFTPAISTVFLNISMILCAWLLHDSFQVPITALAVGVIIGGFLQLALQLPTLWRKGFPIRPRFDPGHPAVRKIALLMGPSVFGVGVYYLNITVGNILASLLPQGSVSFLYYAQRLFEFPQGIFTVSVAQAVLPSMSRQAAAGEIDQLKDSLSFGLRLTLFITIPATAGLMVCATPIFSLLFMGGEFDYAKAVSSAEALYYYSIGLSLVALVRVLVPAFYALKDTKTPVAIAFAAFVLNALFSLLLMGPLKHGGLALASSLAALGNMGLLLFFLRRKIGPFGGRKIITSGFKAFVASIPMAFAVRWGMGLADWSAAGEKIMKTGVLMGSIGAGVAIFMVVAHGLRCDEARELVSQVRRRLVR